In Thalassoglobus sp. JC818, the genomic stretch GAACTATTGGACGCTGTCGAGGAAGTATTACGGGGCTGCGAGATACTTCGCTGCTCTGGCAGAATACAACCGGCATCGAATTCCGCATCCTGACCGGATGAAACCGGGGATGTACGTTCTAATTCCGGATGTCAGCATTCTCGAAGAACGATTTCCAGAAATGGCTTGGATCAACAAAGAGAGTGAAGAGCGAGCGAAACTCCCCGGAGGATTTTTCATCGACGAATCCGGGCGCCCAGCTTACCGGATCGGAAAAGGTGACACGCTCACGGACATCGCTCAAAACCATTTGGGGCGAATGACTCGTTGGACAGAGATTCACAATCTGAATCAGGACGTCCTCGGGGCTCGCGGAATCCTGAAAATCGGTATGGTCCTGCGACTTCCTCCCGATGCTTGCCAAGTCACCCTCGCACCTCCAGTCGGCAATTACCGATAGAAGAATAAGCAGCGAATCAAAAACCTGCTGCTTTGACGTGCCAGAAAATTCAAACACTCTTCATGAACTCCGGCGGTTCTGACTGTCGGAGTTCAATTGATGTGTGACGCGTTTTCGTTTCGTCGTTTTTCATCGTTCAATTTGAATCGTTTCATTCTCCAGGGAAGGAGCTATCAACTCTGGAGGACAGCTTGTTTTTTCGTCTGCTAGCGCTGGTTGTCGTTTTGACAGTTGTGTCTGTGGCAGAGATCTCGCTTCAGAAACGAACGCTCGCTCGAAAACGGCAAGTCAGCCAGCTCTATCAACAGCTCGACGTACTCGATACTGAACGGGCCAAACTCTTTTTGGTCACACAAGAATTGGGGGCAGCCCCGATTCTTCACTCTGAACTGGACCGATCTTCCCGGGATCAAGGAACCGCTTCCGCCAGCCGACTTCCGCAACATCAGAGACGAAGATGAGTGGTGCTGGCAGCAATCTCACGGATTCAGATCTCATCACGAAGCGGCGACAGCGTTTCGTGTCGGGGTTGATGATTATCATCTGGGGAGTCCTGGTCGGTCGGCTGGTCCAGATTCAGGTCGCTTCTGGAGATCAGTTCACATCACAGGCTTCGCGTCAGCAGATTGATGAAGTCACGATTTCAGCGCGACCGGGAGATATCCTCGATCGACGTGGTCGGTTGCTGGCGACAACGTTGAAGGTCCCGAGCCTCTTCATCGATCCATCTCGTCTTGACGATCCGGAAACGACAATTTCCGATTTGAGTCAGATCATCGACATCAAGACCGATCGGTTGTTGCGTCTGTTGAACGCTTATCGAACGAAGAAGTTTCTGTGGGTCAAACGACAGCTTTCTGAAGAGGAAGTGCTCTCAATTAAGGAAAGCGATCTCGATTGGAATGTCTTGGGGCTCCGAGATGAATTCAAACGATTCTACCCACAGCAAACATTGGCTCGCCATGTTCTGGGAATTCGCGATATCGATGGTAAAGGGCGAGGCGGGATTGAGCAGTTCTTCGACAAGGATCTGAAGGGCCGATCAGGTGTCCGACGCTATGTTCGGGATGCCCGTGGGCAGATGCTTGAGATGCTCGAAGAAGTGACGATCGCCCCGGAAATGGGGACATCTATTGTTCTGACTCTCGATTCGGTCATTCAGTTGTATGCCGAACAGGCACTCGACGAGCTTGTGGAAAGAGTTCAACCATTCAGTGCGAGCACAATTGTTCTTGATCCACGAAGCGGCGAGATTCTGGCGATGGCTTCACGCCCGAATCTCGTGCTCGATTCGGAAGACGAAATGCCATCGAATGCGTGGACGAATCACGCGATTGCATCCGCTTACGAGGCGGGATCGACGTTCAAACCGCTGGTAGCTGCCTGGGCTCTTGAGCAAAACGCCATTGAGCTGAACGAGAACTTTCACTGCGAATGGGGCGCGTATCGAATGGGGACTCGCGTGCTCCGTGATCATCACAGCTACGGAGTCCTTGGTCTCGATGAAATCCTCATCAAGTCGAGCAACATTGGCATGGCCAAAATCGGAGAACGCCTCGGCAACGACGAGCTTCATCAGCTGGCAATCAAGCTTGGCTTCGGTCGCCGAACCGGGATCGAACTGCCCGGAGAAGCGGGCGGAATCTTGCGACCACTCGATCGATGGGATGATTACTCAACTGGATCAATTCCGATGGGGCACGAACTTTCGGTGACTCCAGTTCAGATGATCGCAGCCCACGCGATG encodes the following:
- a CDS encoding penicillin-binding protein 2 is translated as MSGAGSNLTDSDLITKRRQRFVSGLMIIIWGVLVGRLVQIQVASGDQFTSQASRQQIDEVTISARPGDILDRRGRLLATTLKVPSLFIDPSRLDDPETTISDLSQIIDIKTDRLLRLLNAYRTKKFLWVKRQLSEEEVLSIKESDLDWNVLGLRDEFKRFYPQQTLARHVLGIRDIDGKGRGGIEQFFDKDLKGRSGVRRYVRDARGQMLEMLEEVTIAPEMGTSIVLTLDSVIQLYAEQALDELVERVQPFSASTIVLDPRSGEILAMASRPNLVLDSEDEMPSNAWTNHAIASAYEAGSTFKPLVAAWALEQNAIELNENFHCEWGAYRMGTRVLRDHHSYGVLGLDEILIKSSNIGMAKIGERLGNDELHQLAIKLGFGRRTGIELPGEAGGILRPLDRWDDYSTGSIPMGHELSVTPVQMIAAHAMLANRGQRVSPHLIRDYVTETSSPQQVLVSEMIRPEIAKWIVETALVGVIEEGTGHRAKIEGLSVFGKTGTAQKYNPEGGYFDDRHVSSFICGAPADNPRALVLVCVDEPTSETQSGGTVAAPYASKILESTIRQLDLYASQDRR